One Vigna unguiculata cultivar IT97K-499-35 chromosome 11, ASM411807v1, whole genome shotgun sequence DNA window includes the following coding sequences:
- the LOC114169743 gene encoding senescence-specific cysteine protease SAG39-like produces the protein MVAKNQFYHISLPLLFCMGFLAFQVSCRTLQDATMYERHEEWMARYGKGYKDPQEREKRFRIFKENVNYIEAFNSAANKPYKLAINQFADLTNEEFIAPRNRFKGHMCSSIIRTTTFKYENVTAVPSTVDWRQKGAVTPVKNQGQCGCCWAFSAVAATEGIHKLSTGKLISLSEQELVDCDINGEDQGCGGGLMDDAFKFIIQNHGLNTEANYPYQGVDGKCNANAAGSHAATITGYEDVPANNEKALQKAVANQPVSVAIDASGSDFQFYKSGVFSGSCGTELDHGVTAVGYGVSDDGSEYWLVKNSWGTEWGEEGYIRMQRGVAAQEGLCGIAMMASYPTA, from the exons ATGGTTGCAAAAAATCAGTTCTATCATATTTCACTGCCACTGCTTTTCTGCATGGGATTCTTGGCTTTTCAAGTCTCATGTCGCACTCTCCAAGATGCCACCATGTATGAGAGGCATGAGGAATGGATGGCTCGTTATGGCAAAGGCTACAAGGACCCTCAAGAAAGGGAAAAGCGATTCAGGATATTCAAGGAAAATGTGAACTACATTGAAGCCTTCAACAGTGCTGCCAATAAACCTTACAAGTTAGCTATTAATCAATTTGCAGACCTCACCAACGAGGAGTTCATAGCACCAAGAAATAGGTTCAAGGGGCACATGTGTTCCTCAATCATAAGGACAACCACTTTTAAGTATGAAAATGTGACTGCAGTACCATCCACTGTGGACTGGAGGCAAAAGGGTGCAGTGACACCCGTCAAGAACCAAGGCCAGTGTG GATGCTGCTGGGCTTTTTCTGCTGTTGCAGCAACTGAAGGAATTCACAAACTGAGTACTGGAAAATTGATCTCTTTGTCAGAACAAGAACTTGTTGATTGTGACATCAATGGGGAGGACCAAGGTTGTGGTGGTGGTCTTATGGATGACGCTTTCAAattcatcattcaaaatcatGGACTCAACACCGAAGCCAATTACCCCTATCAGGGTGTTGATGGAAAATGCAATGCAAATGCAGCAGGCAGCCATGCTGCTACCATTACTGGGTACGAGGATGTCCCTGCCAACAACGAGAAGGCACTGCAAAAGGCTGTGGCCAATCAACCTGTCTCCGTAGCCATCGATGCCAGTGGCTCTGActttcaattttacaaaagcGGTGTCTTTAGTGGTTCATGTGGAACTGAGTTGGACCATGGTGTGACTGCTGTGGGATATGGTGTTAGTGATGATGGAAGTGAGTATTGGTTGGTTAAGAACTCTTGGGGAACAGAGTGGGGTGAAGAAGGCTACATTAGGATGCAAAGAGGTGTGGCTGCTCAAGAAGGACTCTGTGGCATAGCTATGATGGCATCTTACCCTACtgcataa